A segment of the Entomomonas moraniae genome:
ATCGAGACGATCTTACCATTTCCTGCTGCACGGATAGCTGTTCCGGTGGGTGCCGCATAGTCAACACCTTTATGAGCACGTATGCGGTTAAGAACAGGGTGATAACGACCTAATGAGAATTTAGAACTAATACGCGTAAAGTCGACAGGGGTACGAATGAAAGCACGTTGCATACTGGTACCATCAGCACGGTAGTAAGAGGCTACTTTGTTGCTATTGGTGAATCGCACAACTGTAAATTCCTTTCCTCGATTCGTAAAACGTGCCGCTAACAGATTACCTGTTCCTACTATTTTGCCGTTAACAAGTTTTTGCTCAAAGATAACTTCAAATACGTCACCTTGTCGAAGGTCGAGGGCAAAGTCGATATCATATCCAAAGGCATTGGCAATTTCCATTATCATGGCGTGAGGAATGCCTGCTTTATCAGCAGCAGCAAATAAAGAACTGTTAATCGAGCCGTAAGCATAAACCTTTTTATAGGTTGGTTTGATCGCATTATGGCTAAACATATAGCCATTATCTTGTTTAGCCAATGTATAAGTATTTAATAGATCAGGCTTTGTGGATACTGCAAGTAAGTCACCTGCATCATTAAGTGTAAACTCAAAAAGTTGATCAAGGTTTAAGTGAGTAAATTTATTTTGTTGCTCTTTGGGGGCAGATTCTAGCGCACTGTACATAACGGCATTAGAAAGTCCTGCTTTATTAAATAGCGTCGAGAGGGAATCACCTTTTTCTACATGGAAGGTTAGAGTCGAGCTGTGCTCAGGCATTAAAATTAAAGGACCTTCTGAAATTGTCATGTCAGAGCGTAATGATTGTGTCGTTTGATTGTCCGTTTGAGGAAGTAACAAAGGAATAGATGGAGGCGGTGTTAAACTGCGAGTGAAAATATTAGCGATTTGTTCAGGGGTTATAATTTCAACATCTTTATTCGTTTGTAGCGATGCATTTGCTGGCGTTTCATCTGTCGTGTCATTAATAGCAGTTTGCTTTGTTTTGGAAAAATATAAAAAAATACCTACAATTATTAATATTATAAAGACGATGGATATAATAACAGGTGTAAAAGAGCGTTTTTTTTGAGGTAATGTATTTGGCATCATAGTTTTGGCAAGAACAAGTTATATAACAAGACAATGAGGCGTGTAAAATATAAGCAATTTTGCAATTACGCAACTAGAAATTCAAAAAAAACATTATTTTGTGTAACAGAAAACTTTATTTTACAGTATAGTTATCAGTTATGATTTGAATAATACAATAAACTAATTGGTTAAACATCTATTAGAGAAGGAAAAAATGAAATCTATTGAAGAACAGTTAGCCTTGATTAAACGAGGTGTTGAAGAGATTTTAGTTGAAGATGAGTTAGTTGAAAAGCTTAAAACAGGTAAAGTGTTGCGGATTAAAGCAGGATTTGACCCAACCGCACCTGATCTTCACTTAGGACATACTGTACTTATTAATAAATTACGCCATTTTCAGATGCTAGGTCATAAAGTAATCTTCTTAATTGGTGACTTCACGGGGATGATTGGCGACCCTAGTGGTAAAAATACAACAAGACCACCCTTAACAAGGGAACAGGTTTTAGCCAATGCTGAAACTTATAAGGAACAAGTATTTAAAATTTTAGATCCTAAATTAACTGAAGTTGCTTTTAACTCGACATGGATGGATCAAATGAAGCCGGCTGATTTTATTCGCCTTGCTTCACAATATACCGTAGCTCGCATGTTAGAGCGCGATGATTTTGAAAACAGATACAAAGGCCAGCAGCCCATCGCCATTCATGAGTTTTTATACCCCCTTGTTCAAGGGTATGATTCTGTAGCATTAGAGTCTGATATAGAAATGGGCGGTACAGACCAACGTTTTAATTTACTAATGGGGCGTGAGTTACAACGTTCTTATGGTCAAGCGCCGCAGTGCACGATTACAGTTCCTTTATTAGAAGGTTTAGACGGCGTTAAGAAAATGTCTAAATCACTAGGGAATTATGTCGGTATTGATGAACCACCAGGCGTTATGTATAGCAAGTTATTGTCAATGCCTGATACTTTAATCTGGCGTTATTTTGAGTTATTAAGTTTCCGTGATTTAGCAGAGATAGAAGAGTTCAAGCGCGATGTTGAACAAGGCACTAACCCACGTGATATCAAAATTAAATTAGCAGAAGAGTTAATTGCGCGTTTTCATGGTGAAGAAGCTGCGGCGAATGCACATAAGTCAGCGGGTAATCGTTTAAAAGACGGTGAGTTACCAGAAGACTTGCCAGAGTTAACGCTTAAAGCGGGCAACGATTTACCAATCGCAGCAATATTAAACCAAGCTAACTTGGTGAAAAACTCAGCCATGGCAAGAGATCTTTTACAGGCAGGTAGTGTCAAGGTAGATGGCAAAGTTGTGGATGTAAGTTTCATTTTTAAATTAGGTGAAGAGCACGTTTGCCAAGCAGGTAAGAAAAACTTCGCCCGTATCAAATTAGAACAAGAGTAGTTTCTATATGAATCTAACAAGCATTATTATTGCTTGTTAGATTTTATTAAAAAAATAATCAATAAATTACATATTCCATGATAAAATGAAGTATATGAACGGTTGTTTTTTTAGCTTTTTTCATTGTATTACATCATAATTATTTAGTCCTTGTTATGCTCAAAAAATAATCAATATTCAATTATATAAATAACAGGAATTGTTTATATCCATGGAAGAACAAGTACAAAAAGAATTACATGACTTCTTTGTAGGTGTTATCACAAAAGGTTTTCATTCTATAAAGGATATAGCAAAAAATAAGTACCTTTATAGCTTCGCTTTGCAATTACGTGCCAATGGTAAGTCTTTTAGATGTGTAGGCAATACACTTGATAGTGTGAGCGATAACTTTATGATAAAGTTAAAAAGCATAGAGGATGTAACCGACTATTTGTGGTTTACCACCGAATGGGAATATACTTTTGATCCTTGGCATGCCAAGGATGCTGAATTACAAAAAAAAATAAAAGAAAAACAACCCTTGTTAGATAGCATCAGTTCAAAAGCTTTTTTACACGTCCTATTAGAAGCATTGCAAACTTGCAATAATCAGTGCTTATTTGGTGTGGGTATTCTGCGTGAGAAAATATCTGTGTTTGTTGACTCAGAAGAAGGCGATGAGCTTGATTTACCAGAGAAAACTTCTCAAACGCTTAATCCACCTTATGTTCATGATGCTTTTTTAAAACGGTTTGAACCCAATAATCCACAAGGATTAACTTATCGTTTAATTAATGAATTAGTGGCTGATTATTAATACTTCAATTAGATTCTCATGAGGATAGTGCCACTTAACATCAATATCCCAAAGCTTCATCCCATAATGTTTATCGGGAGTTGCTTTTTGATAAGCAGGTTTTGGGTCTTGCATAAGACATTGTTCAATAAGCTGTTTAATGGGATGCTGTAGTCGAGCACTATGCAATAAGGCTTGTTCTAATGCGAGAGCTGACCAAGTAACATTGATTGTGCGAGGAGCAGTTTCTGCTATTAAGTTATAAGCATCATTAATACTGTCGGCATAAGGAATATAGGGCTTTATGTCGATGATAGGGGTTTCATCTAGTAAATCTATACCTGACACGTAGAGTTTATTCTCGATGATATCATCTAGTCTAACAACGGATTGACCAATATTATTGGGGCGAAAGTTAGAGCGAGTGGCAAAAACTCCTAATGATTTATTACCACCTAAACGCGGGGGGCGAACTTTGAGGCGAACTTTCTCATCCATGGATTGATTGAAAATAAAAAGAAGCCAAAGATGGCTAACTTTTTCGAGCCCTTCTAATGCCTCAGCCTTGTTATAGGGCGGCAGTAACTCAATAACCCCCGTTGCTGCTGGTGCTAATAAAGGTTGGCGCGGAATACCAAATTTTTCTTTAAAGCACGAGCTAATGTAACCAATGGGGTTGATTTGATAGACGATATTATCCAATTTACTCTATTAGCTCAGCCCAAAGGTCATATTCATCGGCATCAGTAATGCGCACCTTCACTTGATCGCCAGGTTGTAAGTGATCAGCATCAATATAAACCAAACCATCTATCTCAGGAGCATCAGCAATGGAGCGGGCAACAGTGCCTTTATCATCAATTTCATCAACCAATACTAGCATTTCTTGGCCTATACGTTGTTGTAAGCGTGCGGCAGAGATAGCTTGTTGGTGGGCCATAAAACGTTCCCAACGTTCTTGCTTAACTTCTTCAGGAACGTGATCGGCTAACTCATTAGCGGGCGCACCATCGACAGCTGAATACTGGAAACAACCTACACGGTCAAGTTGTGCTTCAGTTAACCAGTCCAGTAAATATTGAAAATCTTCCTCTGTTTCACCAGGGAATCCGACAATAAAGGTAGAGCGGATAACCAACTCAGAACATTGTTCACGCCATTTCTTGATACGTGCCAAGGTTTTATCTTCAAAAGCAGGTCGTTTCATTGCTTTTAAAACGTTAGGGCTGGCGTGTTGGAAAGGTATATCTAAGTAGGGGAGTATTTTGCCAGCAGCCATTAAAGGAATGACATCATCCACATTAGGGTAGGGGTATACATAATGTAATCTAACCCATATGCCCAATTGACTCAACGCTTCACATAAATCGACCATTTTAGTTTTGACAGGCTGACCATTCCAGAAGCTTGTTTTATATTTTAAGTCAACACCGTAGGCGCTAGTATCTTGGGAGATGACTAATAGTTCTTTAACTCCTGCTTTAACTAAGCGTTCTGCTTCTTCTAATACTTCATTCACAGGGCGACTAACCAGTTTGCCGCGGAGTGAGGGAATAATACAGAAGCTACAGCTATGATTACAGCCTTCTGATATTTTAAGGTAAGCATAGTGGCGTGGTGTTAATTTCACCCCTTGAGGTGGGACTAAATCAATGTGCGGGTTATGATCTTTTTTCGGAGGAACTACCTCATGCACTGCTTGTACAACTTGCTCATATTGTTGAGGGCCTGTGACAGCAAGAACACTAGGGTGTACATCACGTATTGCCCCTTCTGTAACCCCCATGCAACCTGTGACAATGACTCGACCATTTTCTGCCAAAGCTTCGCCGATGGCATCAAGTGATTCAGCTTTTGCACTGTCAATAAAGCCACACGTATTGACCACAACCACATCTGCTTCATCATAAGAGGGGACAATTTGATAGCCCTCCATACGTAGTTGAGTCAGAATACGTTCTGAATCAACAGTGGCTTTTGGGCATCCTAGGCTGATAAAGCCAACTTTAGGAGCAGGAGAGTGTGACATGGTAACCTCAATAACAGAGTTAAAACTAAATAATGATGGTTGAGTTTCAATAAAGAAGCCCAAATGATATTGAATAATGAATTTGTTAGAACGCCCTATTATATGTTGATTCGTTAAAATCCATAAGTCATTTTTCTAAATAATCGATTTTTTTATAAAATTAGTGACTATTGTTCATAACAATTTTTTTTAAATCATTTAAAATATGCCGCAAATTTTTTAGTAACGAGGTTTTTATGCAATATCTTCCAGGGCAGCGTTGGATTAGTGACAGCGAAGCTGAGCTTGGGTTAGGGACAATCATTTCGCAAGAAGGACGATTACTAACCATTTTATTTCCAGCAACTGGTGAGACAAGGCAATATTCCGCTAATAATGCATCCTTAACCCGCGTGCAGTACTCGATTGGCGATAAAATTACCCATATTGATGGTTGGCAAGTGACTGTGGATGAGGTCATGGAAATTGACGGCTTACTTGTCTATATGGGGCTTGATGAACAAAATAAAAAACGCACTATTTCTGAAACGCAGTTATCTAATTTTATTCAGTTTCGCTCGGCCAGTGATCGTTTATTTGCAGGGCAAGTAGATTCTTTATCATGGTTCTCTCTACGTTATCACACCTTTGAACACATGAGCCAATTACAACAGTCTAAATTATTAGGCTTATCCGGTGCACGTGTACAACCTATTGCTCACCAGATGCATATTGCAAGAGAAGTAGCTGATCGTATAGCCCCGAGAGTGTTATTAGCTGATGAAGTAGGCTTGGGTAAAACGATTGAGGCAGGGCTTATTATTCATCGGCAAGTTTTGTCTGGCCGAGCCTTACGAGTACTCATTATTGTTCCAGAAAATCTACAGCACCAATGGTTAGTTGAAATGCGTCGCCGTTTCAATTTAGAGGTGACATTATTTGATGCAGAACGTTATGCCCAAATTACTGATGCTAATCCTTTTGAGGATAGCCAACTAGTTTTGGTAGCACTTGATTGGTTAGTGAGTGATGAACGTGTCCAAGATGCTTTATTTGCAGCAGGTTGGGACATGCTAGTGGTTGATGAGGCGCATCACTTAGTTTGGGTACCTGATTACGTTAGCCCTGAATATACATTGGTTGAGCAACTTGCTGAGTCAACACCTAGTGTTTTACTATTAACGGCAACCCCAGAGCAGTTAGGTATTGATAGCCATTTTGCAAGGCTAAGATTGCTTGACCCTAATCGTTTTCATAGCTTAGAAGCCTTTAGAGAAGAAAGTAAACATTATCAGCCTGTGGCTGAAGCAGTACAAGAGTTATTAGATAAGCAAAAACTGTCTAAAGAAAGCCGTAAAACCATAGAAAGTTTTTTAGGTAAGCAAGCTGAAAAAGCGTTATTAGATGCTGCTGCAAAAAGTGATGAAGACGCTTGTGCAAGATTGATAAGGGAACTGCTGGATCGCCATGGTACAGGACGTTTATTATTCCGTAATACCCGTGCGGCTGTTCATGGTTTTCCAATTCGTATACTACACCACTATGCATTACCTAACCCAGAACAGTATTTACAAATTCCCCGAGATGAGCGACCTATCCTTACCCCAGAGATCGACTATATAGATCATCAACTTGAAACAGACAGCGAACGTTGGTGGCATTTTGACTCCCGAGTAGACTGGTTAATTAGTACCCTTAAAATGTTAAAGCATACCAAGGTATTGGTTATTTGTGCCCATGCGGAGACAGTTATTGATCTTGAGGAAGCACTAAGAGTAAGAGAAGGTATAGCGGCAGCAGTATTCCATGAAGGGATGACTATTATTGAACGCGACCGTGCTGCTGCTTATTTTAGTGATGAAGAAGGTGCACAGTTATTAGTGTGTTCTGAAATTGGGAGTGAAGGACGTAACTTCCAGTTTGCACACCATCTTGTTTTATTTGATTTACCACCCCACCCAGATTTATTAGAACAGCGTATTGGACGTTTGGACCGTATAGGTCAACAAAATGATATTCAAATTCATGTGCCTTATATTCAGGGTACAGCGCAAGAGCGTTTATTTGAGTGGTATGATCTTGCGTTAAATGCATTTGTTAATACATGCCCCGCTGGCAGTGCATTACAAACACAGTTTAGAAAGCAACTGCGTGAACACTTAGAGGGAACCGATCAAAAAGAGTGGTCTAAACTCGTAGAAACAGCAAAGCAGCTACGTTTAGAGCTTGAAGCTGAAATGCAAAAAGGACGTGATCGCCTACTTGAGTTAAACTCTAGCGGTGGAAGTGAAGGTAATGAGATTGTAGAAGCTATTGCAGAGCAAGATGACCAATACGATTTACCAATGTATGCGGAGCAATTATTTGATGCCTTTGGTATTGATGTAGAAGATCATTCGGATAATGCTTTTGTTCTTCGTCCCGGTGAGAAAATGCTAGACTCAGGGTTTCCATTAGGCGATGAAGAAGGTGTAACCATTACCTATGATCGATCATTGGCTTTGTCCCGTGAAGATATGCAGTTTATTACATGGGAGCATCCCATGTTACAAGGTGGAATGGACTTAGTTATTTCAGGCTCCATGGGTAATACAGCTGTTGCTGTTATTAAAAATAAGGCGCTTAAAACAGGGACAGTCTTAATTGAGTTTGTTTTTATTGCAGAAGTCATTGCACCTAAAGCATTACAACTTGTACGCTATCTACCCAAAGAAGCCTTGCGTTGTTTGTTAGATGCTAAAGGTAACAACCTAGCGGATAAAGTTTCTTTTGAAACACTGAATAAACAACTTGAAAAAGTACCACGTGGCAGTGCTGTTAAATTTGTTAAAGCACAACGTACAATGCTCGAAAAGCAAGTGCTGATAGCTGAACAAAAAATGCAGACGGTTTATCAAGAGAAAGTAGCAGAAGCAAAACAACGCTTTGTCGCTGAAATGGATGAAGAACTTGCTCGTCTTGTTGCATTAAAGGCAGTGAACCCTAATGTACGCGATAATGAATTGGCTATTCTAGAAGAGTATAAGACGCTTGGTTGTGAGTATTTAGATAAAGCAACCTTAAGACTTGATGCTATTAGGATATTAGTCGCAGGCTAATACAAATGCCACGTTAAGTGGCTTTGCTATAGGGGTTGTCTTGGCAAGGAGCGCATATGAGCGTTATAAGTAATTTTTCTGATAAGATGGCGAAAATAGAAAGAGTAGTCTTTTATTTAATCGTTATTTTTATAGCCCTATTACTCAGTACTTCTAATTTTTTACCAATGATTGACCTCCCCCAGCATGCAGGGCAAGTCAGCACACTCAAATCATTTCTGTTAAATGAAACTTCTGCACCATGGTTTGATGATATAGAGCTTAATTATTTGACAACTTATTGGACTGCCTATGGTATGGCTGCGTTGTTGTCATTAGTGTTCCCCATTAATTATGCGGTCAATACCGTTGTAGGCTTAACTTTTTTATCATTTATTATTTCTTTTTCAATATTAAGAAGAATGATGTCATCAAAAAATACCAATATTTTAGATTGGGTTTTATTGCCAAGCTTTTTTGGATTTGCTTATACTTGGGGATTTTTAACATTTTTACTGGCAATTCCAGTAGGCGTTTTATTAGTTATACAGAATTTAAAGTTAATCAAAACTGGGCATAAAAAGTATTTTATATTTGTAATTTTATGTGGCGTACTGTTATATTTTTCCCATATGCTAGTTTTTTTGTTCTTCTGTCTGATTGCATCATCTATGACAATTGTGAATAATAACCAATTCTTTATTAGACAAAAGCTTAAGCAATTAACACCTTTCTATCTGTTGTTTTTATTTATACCGCTTTTCTTTTTTACCTCAGCATTTTATGCTTCAAATGAGTTAGGTAAATACAATGACCTTTACTATGCTGGAGCATCGTATGGTGTTTTTGAAAATAGGCTATATTCAATTTTTCTGTACCCTTGGAGTATAGAGAAAAATAATCTTTTTCCATTAGAAATAGTTAGTATTATGCTAATTATATTACCTTTTGTTTTAGGGTTGAAATTATCAAAAGATTATAAAAAATATGTTCCTTTTGTTATATTTCTGGTTATTTGGTTTGCCCTCCCAGAGCAAGTGGTAAGAACAGCATTTGTTCAACAACGATTTTCGATATTTTTATTTCCCTTTTATATTTTATTATTTGAGAGTAGAAGTGTTAATTTGTTGAGCACGCAGAAAGTTTTATATTTTATTTGGTGTTGTCTATCTCTTTTATTGTTATCTTTACCTATGATTGATTTAGTCAATTTTAATAGAGAAACTAAGGATTTTAGTGATGCTCTTAACAAGATACCAAGCCATAAACGAATGTTAGGTCTGGTTTATGATCCACGTGGTAGTCTGCGCCAAGGCGGCGTATATATTTATTTTCCTTCGTGGTATCAAGCAAAAAAAGAAGGGTGGGTTGATTTTAATTTCGCTTGGTTTTCGCCACAAATTATACGCTATAAGTCAGGACATATACCAGAAGCATTGCTAGGCTTCGCGTGGTATCCAAAGACTTTTATTAAATTCAAATATTGTGATAAGTATGAAGTTTTATTTGTTCAATGTAGTCAGAAAGTATGTGAATCACATGAGCAATTGATGCAAAAATCTACCTGTAGCCATAAAATCATTTATAAAAATGAGACTTGGTCTGTTTATAACCTAGAGAAATAGTCTAACAATATGCTATTCGATCCAAAGTTAAATAGCCAATTTATTAGTTACTGTCTTGTTGGTGCTGTAATTACAGTTGGTGGTTTGCTGACAAGTTTATTGCTTATATGGCTAGGTATGTCTATTTATGTTGCTAATTTGTTAGTCTATTTGATTGGATGTGTTGTGAGCTATGTGCTAAATAGTAAGCTTACCTTTAAAAAAAATTATTCTCGCAAAAGAGCATTAAAATTTTTTATATCTATTGGCGTTGCTTATATTATCAATGTGTTATTAATATATCTAACGCTTTTTTATCAACCGGGTGCTAAATATATAGCTCAAATTATAGGTAATGTTTTTTATACATTACTTGTTTTTTCTATGAATAAATTTTGGGTAATGAAATGAATACTGAACCTCAAACACTAGCAATTGTTGTGCCTTGTTATAATGAGCGAGAAGTATTTCCTATTTCTCTGGAAAAATTGAGTAGTATTCTTAAACATTTAATTGTAAGTAAAAAAATAAGTGAATCAAGTTACATTTTATTTGTTGATGATGGTAGTCAAGATAATACTTGGTCCTTAATTGTGGAGGCTGGAACTTTTAATTTAAATATACGAGGATTAAAGTTAGCTCATAATAAGGGGCATCAAATAGCATTGATTGCAGGTATAACAAACGCAGATGCTGATATGGTTGTAACGATTGATGCTGATTTACAGGACGATCCTTTCGTGATTGAGCAAATGGTTGATAAGTATTTGATAGGATATGATATTGTTTATGGGGTTCGTAACTCTAGAGAAACGGATAACTTTTGGAAAAGAACAATGGCCGAGAGTTTTTATAAATTAATGGCCAAATTGGGAGTTGAACAGATCCATAATCATGCTGATTTTCGTTTATTAAGTAGAAGAGCGAGGGAAAGCTTATTGCAGTATCAAGAAGAAAATGTTTATTTAAGGGGGTTAGTACCTATGCTCGGATTTCGTACTATTGAGGTTTACTACGAAAGGCATGAGCGAGCAGCGGGAGTCACTAAGTATCCATTTAAAAAGTCACTGGCATTGGCCATAGAAGGTATTACATCATTATCAGTTAAGCCATTGAGGCTAATAACAATATTGGGTTTATTTGTTTTCTTGCTCTCGGTTGTTGCTATCATTTACACAATTATCGAAAAGATACTGGGAAATACCATACAAGGATGGTCATCTATTATTGTAATTATTTCATTTTTTGGTGGTATTCAGATTATGGCTTTGGGGGTTATTGGAGAGTATATCGGAAAAATTTATAACGAAGTTAAAAAGCGCCCCAAGTTTTTTATTGATGAAACTTCTAATATTAAAGAAAAATAATGTTATAAATCTGAACAATAATTTAATTATTTAGTACTGCGTTTTCTTTGATATATATGTTTCGTTTTAACTAATAATGCTTTTATACATTCGGGCATATGAAATAAGATTTTATTACGTACGCGCCATGTCAAGGGCGAAAAGTCTGGAATAGGATGTTCTGTTTTTATATGAGTTAACAATACTTCTTGTGGTAATCGATTGATAGAGGTCTCTTTGACATAAAGTAGCATATTGTACCTATACCAAGGCTCTACATCCTTATTTTTCTGTATTTTGCTTCTGAGCGGATCAAAACATTCATAACCAAGCGCAGCGAATTTCTCTCTCCAATATTGTAAAGGTTGTTCATTAACATGAAATTCGCCTCCTTGACCTGGTGGAGCCGCTGAAAATAAAATAACCTCACTACACTGCGTAAGGTTATTGATAAAAATATCTGCTTTAGATTCTGGAATATGTTCTGCTACTTCAAATGATGTGGCAATGCTAAATCTCTTTCCTAAAATGAATGCTTGAGAGAGGTCTTGACGAATAAAAGACGTTGGCTCAATCAATAGACTAGTCGTTTGCACATAACTTCCGTCTACTCCTGTAACATCTGGAACTGATGATTTCCAAATACTACACCAAGCCCCTGCACCACAGCCTATGTCTATGAGTGATTCAGGAGTGAACCATTGTGTAACAATAGGGCATATAATACGTGCAGATGACAATGAACCCGCATTTATATAATCATAATATTTACTTTTATAAACATGATCAATATCAAGCATTACCTATTCCCTTAACTCAAAGAAAATTAACGTGTTACAGTTTAAATGAGAAAAGGAAAATAATAAATCATCATTTATATATAAGT
Coding sequences within it:
- a CDS encoding methyltransferase domain-containing protein; amino-acid sequence: MSSARIICPIVTQWFTPESLIDIGCGAGAWCSIWKSSVPDVTGVDGSYVQTTSLLIEPTSFIRQDLSQAFILGKRFSIATSFEVAEHIPESKADIFINNLTQCSEVILFSAAPPGQGGEFHVNEQPLQYWREKFAALGYECFDPLRSKIQKNKDVEPWYRYNMLLYVKETSINRLPQEVLLTHIKTEHPIPDFSPLTWRVRNKILFHMPECIKALLVKTKHIYQRKRSTK